In Cherax quadricarinatus isolate ZL_2023a chromosome 28, ASM3850222v1, whole genome shotgun sequence, a single window of DNA contains:
- the LOC138853329 gene encoding uncharacterized protein — protein MNPIQYSVGGVCEEERRLHPCVCRNNPPAVNDANIMRLLELIRENQIRQEQMICELMGLLGARSTQPPTHPYGDAVATPPTNETSPRPHVDVETVPPTQVVDVNAIIQDIVTPTHAEIDPSPQSHMSGECVSSCYCDKCVWSEMEYFMTNSQPTSCMDEDSPIYYPPASPPEVYCITDEEEDDDPEQNAQKFYKRRKITLR, from the exons ATGAATCCAATTCAGTACTCCGTTGGAGGTGTCTGCGAGGAGGAGAGAAGACTGCATCCCTGTGTATGTCGGAATAATCCACCTGCGGTAAATG atGCGAATATAATGCGcttgttggaacttattcgcgaAAATCAAATCCGACAGGAGCAAATGATTTGTGAGTTGATGGGATTGTTAGGAGCGAGATCCACCCAGCCTCCTACCCATCCATATGGAGATGCTGTTGCTACCCCTCCTACCAACGAGACTTCTCCCCGACCTCATGTGGATGTTGAGACTGTGCCTCCTACTCAGGTGGTTGATGTTAACGCTATTATCCAGGATATTGTAACTCCTACCCACGCCGAGATCGACCCTTCTCCCCAGTCTCATATGAGTGGAGAatgtgttagtagttgttattGCGATAAATGCGTATGGAGCGAGATGGAATATTTTATGACAAATTCCCAACCTACTTCATGTATGGATGAGGATTCCCCCATTTATTATCCACCAGCTTCCCCCCCAGAAGTTTATTGTATAACAGATGAGGAAGAAGATGACGACcctgaacaaaatgcacagaaattctacaagagaagaaaaattactctacgttga